Proteins encoded together in one Bradyrhizobium sp. PSBB068 window:
- the purS gene encoding phosphoribosylformylglycinamidine synthase subunit PurS, with the protein MKARVTVTLKSGILDPQGKAIEGALKSLGVDGIASVRQGKVFDIELAATDKAKAEAALKAAADKLLANTVIENYRVEVLS; encoded by the coding sequence GTGAAGGCACGTGTCACTGTTACGTTGAAGTCGGGCATCCTCGATCCGCAGGGCAAGGCGATCGAGGGCGCGCTGAAATCGCTCGGCGTCGACGGCATCGCGAGCGTTCGCCAGGGCAAGGTGTTCGACATCGAGCTCGCCGCGACCGACAAGGCCAAGGCGGAGGCGGCATTGAAGGCCGCCGCCGACAAGCTTTTGGCGAACACCGTGATCGAGAACTACCGGGTCGAGGTCCTGAGCTAG